Proteins encoded together in one Pongo abelii isolate AG06213 chromosome 8, NHGRI_mPonAbe1-v2.0_pri, whole genome shotgun sequence window:
- the EMX2 gene encoding homeobox protein EMX2 isoform X1, translated as MFQPAPKRCFTIESLVAKDSPLPASRSEDPIRPAALSYANSSPINPFLNGFHSAAAAAAGRGVYSNPDLVFAEAVSHPPNPAVPVHPVPPPHALAAHPLPSSHSPHPLFASQQRDPSTFYPWLIHRYRYLGHRFQGNDTSPESFLLHNALARKPKRIRTAFSPSQLLRLEHAFEKNHYVVGAERKQLAHSLSLTETQVKVWFQNRRTKFKRQKLEEEGSDSQQKKKGTHHINRWRIATKQASPEEIDVTSDD; from the exons ATGTTCCAGCCGGCGCCCAAGCGCTGCTTCACCATCGAGTCGCTGGTGGCCAAGGACAGTCCCCTGCCCGCCTCGCGCTCCGAGGACCCCATCCGTCCCGCGGCACTCAGCTACGCTAACTCCAGCCCCATAAATCCGTTCCTCAACGGCTTCCActcggccgccgccgccgccgccggtaGGGGCGTCTACTCCAACCCGGACTTGGTGTTCGCCGAGGCGGTCTCGCACCCGCCCAACCCCGCCGTGCCAGTGCACCCGGTGCCGCCGCCGCACGCCCTGGCCGCCCACCCCCTACCCTCCTCGCACTCGCCACACCCCCTCTTCGCCTCGCAACAGCGGGATCCGTCCACCTTCTACCCCTGGCTCATCCACCGCTACCGATATCTGGGTCATCGCTTCCAAG GGAACGACACTAGCCCCGAGAGTTTCCTTTTGCACAACGCGCTGGCCCGAAAGCCCAAGCGGATCCGAACCGCCTTCTCCCCGTCCCAGCTTCTAAGGCTGGAACACGCCTTTGAGAAGAATCACTACGTGGTGGGCGCCGAAAGAAAGCAGCTGGCACACAGCCTCAGCCTCACGGAAACTCAG GTAAAAGTATGGTTTCAGAACCGAAGAACAAAGTTCAAAAGGCAGAAGCTGGAGGAAGAAGGCTCAGATtcgcaacaaaagaaaaaagggacGCACCATATTAACCGGTGGAGAATCGCCACCAAGCAGGCGAGTCCGGAGGAAATAGACGTGACCTCAGATGATTAA
- the EMX2 gene encoding homeobox protein EMX2 isoform X2: MFQPAPKRCFTIESLVAKDSPLPASRSEDPIRPAALSYANSSPINPFLNGFHSAAAAAAGRGVYSNPDLVFAEAVSHPPNPAVPVHPVPPPHALAAHPLPSSHSPHPLFASQQRDPSTFYPWLIHRYRYLGHRFQGKSMVSEPKNKVQKAEAGGRRLRFATKEKRDAPY; this comes from the exons ATGTTCCAGCCGGCGCCCAAGCGCTGCTTCACCATCGAGTCGCTGGTGGCCAAGGACAGTCCCCTGCCCGCCTCGCGCTCCGAGGACCCCATCCGTCCCGCGGCACTCAGCTACGCTAACTCCAGCCCCATAAATCCGTTCCTCAACGGCTTCCActcggccgccgccgccgccgccggtaGGGGCGTCTACTCCAACCCGGACTTGGTGTTCGCCGAGGCGGTCTCGCACCCGCCCAACCCCGCCGTGCCAGTGCACCCGGTGCCGCCGCCGCACGCCCTGGCCGCCCACCCCCTACCCTCCTCGCACTCGCCACACCCCCTCTTCGCCTCGCAACAGCGGGATCCGTCCACCTTCTACCCCTGGCTCATCCACCGCTACCGATATCTGGGTCATCGCTTCCAAG GTAAAAGTATGGTTTCAGAACCGAAGAACAAAGTTCAAAAGGCAGAAGCTGGAGGAAGAAGGCTCAGATtcgcaacaaaagaaaaaagggacGCACCATATTAA